The Spirochaetota bacterium genomic interval GCCAGGATTTCCCCATCCTTCAAAAAGGCGTGCACCAAAGCTTACAACGCAATCAGCATTTTCAAAATCATAGTCGATAGCACCTTCAGTTTTCTGGGTTGCCACTGAACAGGCATTGGAGAGAGCCCAGTAACCTGATTCCTGGTATACATGAGGGCTACCAGCAAAAAGCGCTATCCGTTCGTTTAACATTGCTGTTGCATCTGGGAAAGCAGGATTTATTGCTACAATCTGATCCTGTTTTTTGTTATTTATGGCATCATTTATTTTCTTGGAGATATCTGCTATAGCACTTTCCCATGAAACCGGTTCAAAATCAATTTTCCCTTTTTTGCCGGTTCGTTTTAATGGGGTTTTAACTCGTTCAGGGTGGTAAAGGACCTGTAAAAGGAGTTGTCCTACAGCACAACCCTGATTTGATGTTTCAATTTTAACGGCTCTATCCCCAATCATTCTGACCTGTACAGTACATTTATTGGGGCACTGGTCACAAATACTTGCTAAATATTTTTCTTCACCTTTAGGAGGGCGATACTGGTCCTGGGTCCATTCAACCAGCCATTGAAGACCCATCCATGGACCGGGTGAAATCAGTGTACCAACACCGGTACCTACTACTGCTCCACCTATCATTGTTAAGAAATCTTTTCGTTCGAGTTTCATGGATGTAATAACTCCTTGCTTGAATTTCGATTCAATAATAAGAATTTAATCATGACATACTGTACATGCATTGCTTATTTTTAAAGCTGTGTGGCAGTCCATACATGTACCCATAGCCATTTTACCCTTAATTTTAGCAGTTGTAGTAGAATTGCCCTTATCACCATGGCATGAGATACACTGTGCTTTCTTTTCATTTTTCATCACAGCAATATGGCTGAAATATACCAGGTCGGGCTGCTGGGCAAAAGATTCCCATGGTTTGTCATTATCACCAAAACCAGCAAAAAACACTTGATTATTTGCTTTGTTTGGATCATGACACTGTTTACATACTGCTACCGTAGGGATACCATTGAATCTTCCATTGCTATCATAACTGTGGCAGATTTCACAGTCCGAAGCACCATATATGGTGGTATGTGTGCGATGATTGAATGGAAGAAGCTTTTTAGCCTGTACATTCATAGCATAATCACAGGCCTGCTGAAAAACTATAAATGAGATGTATGCAAATATAACAAAAGGTAAGAAAAAGAGTAGAAAAGAACGTGTCCCTTTCACAGACGTGCTCCTTAATCTTTGTTGTAATGTAAAAAACTTGTAAAAAATATAATAAAAGAAGCGGATTTGTACTACAATCCACTATAATAGCATAAGCGAATTCTTGTATATACAATCTTTATGTCAACAAATTTTATAAAAAAAGTTATTTACAATTTTTTCACAATACCCTTTGCCACAGCAACGGCTTCCACAGCGTCCTTGCCGTAAAACGCACCAATGTTGTCAGCATATTCTTTTGTAACTACTGCACCACCCACCATCAGTTTACATGGCAGCTTCTGGGTTTTAATTTCACTTGCAATAGTACCCATATTAGGCATAGTAGTTGTTAAAAGCGAACTTAAACACACAATATCCGGTTTATACTGTTGTATTGCATCTATTACTTTTTCATTGGGCACATCCTTGCCTAAGTCAATCACATCAAAGCCGTGATTTTCAAGCATCATGGCAACGATATTTTTACCAATGTCGTGTATATCACCTTTTACGGTGCAGATTACTATCCTGCCCAGCACCGATTCCTTCTTTTGCAGCATCAGCGGCTTTAATAGATTAAAACCTTTCTTCATTGTATCAGCAGATGCAATCATCTGGGGTAGGAAATATTCGCCTTTGCTATATAATTCGCCAACTTTTTCAAGTGCAGAAATTAATGCACTGTTCATGATTGTTTCAGGATCATATTGCTGCAATGCTTCATTTACTGCTGGTTCAATATCATCGATATTTCCTGCAACAACAAGTTCAAATATCCTTTCAAGTATGGATATAGTCTTTTCAGTTTGTTGTGTTTTCTGCTGGCCTGTTCCAAAATGTGCAATATAGTGCGACGCATTCTTATCTCTTCCTTCAAGGAAATCCAGCGCCAGCAGTTCTTCTTTAGTGTACGGTTTTGCAGTATCGGTATCGATAGCAACTGGATTTACTATTGCAGCAAAAAGCCCCCTTTGCAGAGCTAATTTTAAAAATACAGTATTGATAAATTTACGCTGTGGTAGGCCAAACGATATATTGCTTAACCCAATACTTGTTTTAATTCCCTTTTTTGCAAAGTGATCAATAACTTTTAGTGTTTCCAGTGCTGCACCGCTTTCTGCACTTTCAGCCAAAATAAGCGGGTCAACAAAAATGCGTGACAGGGCAATGCCATTGAGTTGTAGTAAATCGATGAGCTTTTCCCCAATGGTAATGCGTTTTTCTGCATCTTTGTGAATGCCGCTTTCATCCAGGCACATTGCTACCACAAAGCTGCCAAATTTTTGTAAAAGCGGAAGCATAGCCTCAAAGCTTTGCTTCTTTGCGCTGATGGAGTTAATAATTGGTATTCCCGGGTATTGCCACAACGCAGCCTGAGTCACCAGTGGGTTATCTGAATCAATCATAAGGGGTATAGTTACGGTATTGCTTAACACATTTACTGCTTTTTTCATCATGGCAACTTCATCGATTGCAGGAACGCCAACGTTAATATCAAGGCAATGAGCTCCTTCATCCTGCTGTTTTTTTGATTCATTACGCAGGAAGGTAAATGTATTTTCTTTAAGTTCAGCAGCAAATTGTTTGCGTGCGGTGGGGTTTAGCCGTTCCCCAATGATAAGTAGTCCGTTATGTTTCAAAACATTAATATGCGTATAACGGCTTGTAATGTAGTTGAATGTTTTAGTCATTTTTGTATTAATAAGAATATGTTTTACGGCAGTGGCCAGCATCTTGATATGTTCAGGCGTGGTGCCACAACAACCGCCAATGATTGAAAAGCCCATCTGTGCAAATTCAAGTGACAGGGATGCAAAACGCTTTGGTGAAAGGCTATACACAGCTTTGCCGTCAATAAGCTCAGGCAGCCCTGCGTTGGCCCACACTGAAAGCGGGACTCCCAATTCATTTAGCTGTGCGATAGTTCCTTTGAAAAGTTCAACCAGGCCATCAGGTCCCATGCTGCAATTAGCTCCAACTACGTCTGCACCCATCTGTGAAAGTGTAGCAAGCCCAGTGACTATATCGGTTCCTGTTACCGTTTTACTGTTTTGTTCAAAGGTCATGCTGCAGATAACAGGAATGTCAGTGACATCTTTTGCTGCCAGAAGTGCAAGCCGTGCTTCCTGTAAGTCAGTCATTGTTTCAATAGCAATGCAATCAACACCACCGGCTACAAGGCCACTGATTTGCCGTTTAAATGCATTATATACAGTTTCTGCTGATGTAAGGCCCATTGGTTCAACTAACGTTCCGGTTGGTCCCACTGAACCAGCCACAAACGCTTTACCACGTGCCACTTCCTTGGCTAATGTTGCTGCAGCTTTGTTGATTTCTTCACACCTGCTATCTAATCCTGCCTCATACAGTTTTAATGCATTTCCCCCAAACGTATTGGTTTCAATAATATCGGCACCCGCATCAATATACAGTTTATGTATTGATGCTATCACATCAGGGCGTTCTATAGTGAGCAATTCAAGGTTTCCTTTGTAATCGGGAAGCGCATTGAAAATCATGGTGCCCATTGCACCATCCATGACAAGCGGGTAGGGCTTATGTAATCGTTCTCTGAAGTTCACTGCTATATACCGTCCTTTTATCACGTATGATTTGAAAAAATAACCCCTTTTTAAGCAAGGGGTTATTATAATGAACTATCGCACAATAAAAAAATAAATTAAAATTTACAACACATTTTTATGATGCAAGTTTGCTCTGAATTACTGCTCTGACCCTTTCCATGAGTTCTTCTTTGTTTTCCTGCGTATAGCCAGTAACATCAATTGGTGGGTGGATGATTAGGTCGATAGTTCCTGGACGAATGGCCATGCTCCCTTTGGGTAGTATTGCCCGTGATCCTAATCCGGTAATGGGAAGAATAGGAACCCGGGATTCTATGGCTATAACAAAACCACCTTTTTTAAAAGGAAGAAGTTTGCCATCAGGGCTGCGAGTGCCTTCCGGAAAGAAAACCACTGATGCACCGTTGCGAATCTTTTCACCAGCAGCTTTGAGGCTTTCATGTGCCTGATGTGAATCGCCACGATCAATGTAAATATGCCCCATGCGCTCGCATCCCAATCCAAAGATGGGAATCCTGCGTAATTCCATTTTCATAACCCAGCGCAATTGCAATGGAATATAGCCAATAGCTGCCCACACATCATAATGGCTCTGATGATTCATCATCACAATGTAAGGTTGATCCTTTTTTATGTATTCCTTATTGTGAACGCGTACCCTCACGCCTGAAAGGAAAAGGTTAAGGCGCGACCAGAATACTCCAATGTAATGTACTGTATTGCCCGTTGGGTCAAAGAAGGAAAGAAGTATGGTGATAATACCCAATATGGTAGTGTCAACAATCACTATAAGATAAAATACTGGACGGTATATGAAAAATAGTATTTCAATGAGAACATTCAACGCTGTATGCATAGAACTGCTCCTTTGAAAAGAGAATGTAATAAAATTATAAATTAAGCTTTGGACGATTGTGAAACCATGGTTTTGCTTTTTCAAGTTGTGCAGCCAGTCGTAATAATAATCCTTCCTGGCCAAACGCCGCCATAAATTGCACACCGTAGGGTAACCCATCAGGTCCCCAGTGTAATGGTACTGACATTGCCGGTATGCCGGTAAGATTGGCAAGCTGTGTAAAAGGAACCTGCGATAAGCTTTGCACGGCAAGTTGATCAACAATGCCCGATGCTTTAAGCAGTCCCCCCAGTCCCAGTATATTCATTATTTTTGATGCAAAGAGTTCAATTGGTTTTGGAGCAAGAGATCCAATTGGTGCTGGGGGTTGTGCGGTAGTGGGGGTTAGATATACATCGTATTTTGTAAAGAATTGTCCCATTGCACGGGCTGCATTATTCCACTGGCGAAGTGCCATAACAAAATCGCCAGCAGTGTATGTTCTACCCAAAAGGCCTAATGTCCAGGTAGTGGTCTCAACATCACGTAATTTTGGTTTTCGACTATACCGTATGCCAATAGTTTGTATATCTGCGGCAACCTCGCCAAAGTAGAGCATAAGGTAGCTTTTGGCAAGTGCCATACCATCAATAGTGGGTTTATCAATTTCAACATGATGACCTAATTTTTGGCACAATTTTGCTGCTTCCAAAGCTGCTTTCTTACATTCAGGGTGAACTGGTGTGCCTATTGGGGATTCAGTTGATATGGCTATTTTTAGTTTCCCCGGTGATTTTTGTATTTCCTTACTGTATGGCATTTTTTGTGGCTCAATAACATAGGGAGCACCGGGGTCAGAGCCCTGTAGTATATCAAGCATGGCGGCGCTATCCCGCACTGAACGGGTAAGAACATGCTCCACAGCAGCCCCTTGCCAAATTTCCCCATATTCAGGGCCTGCTGGAACGCGTCCCCGTGAAGGTTTAAGGCCAAACAGTCCACAATAGGCAGACGGTATCCTGATTGATCCGCCACCATCACCACCGCCGGCAAAGGGTACCATTCCGCTTGCAACAGCAGCGGCAGAACCACCACTTGAACCACCCGGTGTCAGAGCTGTATTCCAGGGATTTCGCGTTGGGCCAAAAATTTCAGGTTCAGTATATGCAACCAGCCCAAATTCAGGTGTATTGGTTTTACCTAAAATGGCAAGGCCGGCATTTTTATAGCGTTTGGCAACCTCACTGTCAAAGTCAGGTGTATAATTCATATATGCCCTGCATCCGCTGGCCATTCTAATGCCTTTGAGTGATGTGAGCAAATCCTTAACAAGAAATGGGACACCATAAAAAGGACCTTTTGGCAATTCTTTGATGGTTGCATCAATATTATCATACATTGGCGTAATAACTGCGTTCAAGGCAGGATTAATTTTTTCAATGCGCTGTATTGCTTCAGTGATTACTTCTTTGGGTGATACTTTTTTCTTTTTAATAAGCTCTGCAAGCCCTGTTGCATCGTATAAATCATATTCTTTAAATGACATAGGTACCCTCCATAAATTGGATAAACATCCAATTGCAGTCATTAAAAATAATGAAATGGTGAAATTTCATTATTATATACACAATGATAAGGGAGTTAAAAACTGTTGTCAATAAAGAAATCAAGG includes:
- a CDS encoding molybdopterin-dependent oxidoreductase, encoding MKLERKDFLTMIGGAVVGTGVGTLISPGPWMGLQWLVEWTQDQYRPPKGEEKYLASICDQCPNKCTVQVRMIGDRAVKIETSNQGCAVGQLLLQVLYHPERVKTPLKRTGKKGKIDFEPVSWESAIADISKKINDAINNKKQDQIVAINPAFPDATAMLNERIALFAGSPHVYQESGYWALSNACSVATQKTEGAIDYDFENADCVVSFGARLFEGWGNPGRMHTVLNIWKQKGVKFIQVDSIATRTASLADQWVAIKPGSEPIFAMGVAHYLLKYGRRSGATNFGRFTELLINKFTPEKVSELTGASLETIESVAKALLQARRPIAVAGKGGKV
- a CDS encoding homocysteine S-methyltransferase family protein yields the protein MNFRERLHKPYPLVMDGAMGTMIFNALPDYKGNLELLTIERPDVIASIHKLYIDAGADIIETNTFGGNALKLYEAGLDSRCEEINKAAATLAKEVARGKAFVAGSVGPTGTLVEPMGLTSAETVYNAFKRQISGLVAGGVDCIAIETMTDLQEARLALLAAKDVTDIPVICSMTFEQNSKTVTGTDIVTGLATLSQMGADVVGANCSMGPDGLVELFKGTIAQLNELGVPLSVWANAGLPELIDGKAVYSLSPKRFASLSLEFAQMGFSIIGGCCGTTPEHIKMLATAVKHILINTKMTKTFNYITSRYTHINVLKHNGLLIIGERLNPTARKQFAAELKENTFTFLRNESKKQQDEGAHCLDINVGVPAIDEVAMMKKAVNVLSNTVTIPLMIDSDNPLVTQAALWQYPGIPIINSISAKKQSFEAMLPLLQKFGSFVVAMCLDESGIHKDAEKRITIGEKLIDLLQLNGIALSRIFVDPLILAESAESGAALETLKVIDHFAKKGIKTSIGLSNISFGLPQRKFINTVFLKLALQRGLFAAIVNPVAIDTDTAKPYTKEELLALDFLEGRDKNASHYIAHFGTGQQKTQQTEKTISILERIFELVVAGNIDDIEPAVNEALQQYDPETIMNSALISALEKVGELYSKGEYFLPQMIASADTMKKGFNLLKPLMLQKKESVLGRIVICTVKGDIHDIGKNIVAMMLENHGFDVIDLGKDVPNEKVIDAIQQYKPDIVCLSSLLTTTMPNMGTIASEIKTQKLPCKLMVGGAVVTKEYADNIGAFYGKDAVEAVAVAKGIVKKL
- a CDS encoding amidase, giving the protein MSFKEYDLYDATGLAELIKKKKVSPKEVITEAIQRIEKINPALNAVITPMYDNIDATIKELPKGPFYGVPFLVKDLLTSLKGIRMASGCRAYMNYTPDFDSEVAKRYKNAGLAILGKTNTPEFGLVAYTEPEIFGPTRNPWNTALTPGGSSGGSAAAVASGMVPFAGGGDGGGSIRIPSAYCGLFGLKPSRGRVPAGPEYGEIWQGAAVEHVLTRSVRDSAAMLDILQGSDPGAPYVIEPQKMPYSKEIQKSPGKLKIAISTESPIGTPVHPECKKAALEAAKLCQKLGHHVEIDKPTIDGMALAKSYLMLYFGEVAADIQTIGIRYSRKPKLRDVETTTWTLGLLGRTYTAGDFVMALRQWNNAARAMGQFFTKYDVYLTPTTAQPPAPIGSLAPKPIELFASKIMNILGLGGLLKASGIVDQLAVQSLSQVPFTQLANLTGIPAMSVPLHWGPDGLPYGVQFMAAFGQEGLLLRLAAQLEKAKPWFHNRPKLNL
- a CDS encoding lysophospholipid acyltransferase family protein, which gives rise to MHTALNVLIEILFFIYRPVFYLIVIVDTTILGIITILLSFFDPTGNTVHYIGVFWSRLNLFLSGVRVRVHNKEYIKKDQPYIVMMNHQSHYDVWAAIGYIPLQLRWVMKMELRRIPIFGLGCERMGHIYIDRGDSHQAHESLKAAGEKIRNGASVVFFPEGTRSPDGKLLPFKKGGFVIAIESRVPILPITGLGSRAILPKGSMAIRPGTIDLIIHPPIDVTGYTQENKEELMERVRAVIQSKLAS
- a CDS encoding cytochrome c3 family protein codes for the protein MKGTRSFLLFFLPFVIFAYISFIVFQQACDYAMNVQAKKLLPFNHRTHTTIYGASDCEICHSYDSNGRFNGIPTVAVCKQCHDPNKANNQVFFAGFGDNDKPWESFAQQPDLVYFSHIAVMKNEKKAQCISCHGDKGNSTTTAKIKGKMAMGTCMDCHTALKISNACTVCHD